From a region of the Chlorocebus sabaeus isolate Y175 chromosome 23, mChlSab1.0.hap1, whole genome shotgun sequence genome:
- the SOX30 gene encoding transcription factor SOX-30 isoform X2 has product MERARPEPPPQQRPLRPTPPPLPVEGTTFWAAAVEPPPSPPTLSAAASATLASSCGEAVASGLSPAVRRLLQVKPEQVLLLPQPQARDEEAAASPAQARLLQFRPDLRLLPPPSASEGAPSRPELHPVQPRALHFKAKKQELGPGLDPSVGPRGGVETGPRASRVVKLEGPGPALGYFRGNEKGKLEAEEVMRDAMKGGEGKSPAAIREGVIKTEEPERLLEDCRLGAELASNGLVHGSGEVILAPTSGAFGPHQQDLRIPLTLHTVPPGARIQFQGAPPSELIRLTKVPLTPVPIKMQSLLEPSVKIETKDVPLTVLPSDAGIPDTPFSKDRNGHVKRPMNAFMVWARIHRPALAKANPAANNAEISVQLGLEWNKLSEEQKKPYYDEAQKIKEKHREEFPGWVYQPRPGKRKRFPLSVSNVFSGTTQNIISTNPTTVYPYRSPTYSVVIPSLQNPITHPVVHALIVGLPLAMEIFRVQCQNALVIMKTGTKNMRLYFQL; this is encoded by the exons ATGGAGAGAGCCAGACCGGAGCCTCCGCCTCAGCAGCGCCCGTTGCGTCCCACTCCGCCCCCGCTGCCGGTCGAGGGCACCACCTTTTGGGCAGCGGCCGTGGAGCCCCCTCCGTCGCCTCCCACACTAAGCGCGGCCGCCAGTGCGACCTTGGCCTCGTCGTGCGGGGAGGCCGTGGCGTCCGGCTTATCGCCCGCGGTGCGGCGGCTGCTGCAGGTGAAGCCAGAGCAGGTGTTGCTGCTGCCACAGCCTCAGGCCCGGGACGAGGAAGCCGCTGCCTCGCCCGCGCAGGCGCGGCTGTTGCAGTTCAGGCCCGACCTTCGGCTCCTGCCGCCGCCGTCAGCGTCCGAGGGCGCCCCCTCCAGGCCGGAGTTGCACCCGGTGCAGCCCCGGGCGCTGCACTTCAAGGCCAAGAAGCAGGAGCTGGGGCCCGGCCTGGACCCGTCGGTGGGTCCTCGTGGGGGCGTCGAGACCGGTCCTAGAGCCTCCAGGGTGGTCAAGTTGGAAGGTCCGGGACCGGCCCTCGGCTACTTCCGAGGGAACGAGAAGGGCAAGCTGGAGGCCGAGGAGGTCATGAGAGACGCGATGAAAGGCGGGGAAGGCAAAAGCCCGGCGGCCATCCGAGAAGGTGTGATCAAAACGGAGGAACCCGAGAGACTCCTCGAGGACTGCAGGCTCGGCGCGGAGCTCGCGTCCAATGGCCTAGTTCATGGCAGCGGGGAGGTCATCTTGGCCCCAACGTCCGGTGCCTTTGGGCCGCACCAGCAAGACCTCAGGATCCCTTTGACTCTCCACACGGTCCCCCCTGGGGCCCGGATCCAGTTTCAGGGAGCTCCGCCTTCAGAGCTGATAAGATTGACCAAAGTCCCCCTTACACCAGTGCCTATTAAAATGCAGTCCCTACTGGAGCCTTCTGTAAAAATCGAAACCAAAGATGTCCCGCTCACCGTGTTGCCCTCAGATGCAG GCATACCAGACACTCCCTTCAGTAAGGACAGAAATGGTCATGTGAAGCGACCCATGAACGCATTTATGGTTTGGGCAAGGATCCACCGACCAGCACTAGCCAAAGCTAACCCAGCAGCCAACAATGCAGAAATCAGTGTCCAGCTTGGGTTAGAGTGGAACAAACTTAGTGAAGAACAAAAGAAACCCTATTACGATGAAGcacaaaagattaaagaaaagcaCAGAGAGGAATTTCCTG GTTGGGTTTATCAGCCTCGTCCAGGGAAGCGAAAACGATTCCCTCTAAGTGTTTCCAATGTATTTTCTGGTACCACACAGAATATCATCTCTACAAATCCTACAACAGTTTATCCTTATCGCTCACCTACATACTCTGTGGTAATTCCCAGCCTACAGAATCCCATCACTCATCCAGTTG